DNA sequence from the Tenacibaculum mesophilum genome:
CTTCTTGTAATTCTTTCGTTAGTTTTTGAGCTCCTGCTTTGGTTCTTGAGAAAATGATTCCTCTTTCAGCATGTCTTTTTTCTAAAAACTTAACAATAACATCGGTTTTTTCAGGGATCGTAGTTGTTACAAACTGATGCGTAATGTTGGAATTCACCAATACATTTTTGTTTACTTCAACTTGTTTTGCTGAAGCATTCATGTATTTTTTTATAATACTTCTAATTTCATCTGGCATTGTTGCCGAAAACAACCATGTTTTACGAGTACCAGAAGTATATTTTAAAATACGATTTAATTCTAATTTAAACCCCATACTAAGCATTTCATCTGCCTCATCAAGTACTAAGGTTTTGATATTTTTTAAATCTACATCACCCCTTTCTATTAAATCAATCAAACGTCCTGGAGTTGCTACAATAATATGCGTGGTTCTTTTTAAATTGTTGATTTGGCGCTCTATTTTTTCTCCACCATACACTGCTTCTACAAAAATTTTATCATCTACATATTTCGTAAATTTAAATAGTTGTTTCTTTATCTGTTGTACCAATTCTCTTGTAGGTGATAAAATTAATGCTTGTACATTGTCTTTTGAAGCATCTATTTTATGCAAAATAGGTAGACCATAAGCAGCTGTTTTACCTGTTCCTGTTTGTGCTAATCCTATAAAATCTGAATTATTTTCAAGTAAATAAGGTATAGTTTCTTGTTGTACTTCAGTAGGAGTTGTTATTCCTAACTCTTTCAATCCCTTAACATATTCTTTTCGTACTCCTAATGCGGTAAATGTTGTCATTCTATAAATTTATAAGTGCAAAGATATTGTTTCTTTTACGGTAACAATAAGTTTGTTACCTCTTTCGTAATTCTTTTAGGCTTTTTTGTGTTAGCATCTAACAAACAAAATGTAGTTTGAGATTTTACTAACAAAGTTTCTCCTCTATACATTTCAAAATGACGTATGGATCTTATCCCTTCTGTTTTTCCAACCCAAGTCCTAAGCGTAACTTCATCTCCTAATACGGCTTGATTTTTATAATCAACTTCATGTCTAATAACAAACCAAACATAGTCGATGTTTTCAACATTTTTAGAAAGCGCTTTCCAATGAGCATCTGAAATGTTTTGCATCCATTGTACATATACTACATTGTTTACATGGTTGTATTCGTCTATTTCTTCTGAAGTTACGATATGCTTTTGTTCAAATAAATTCATAAGACAAACTTACAGGATTGATGTTAATTATTACTTAAATCTAACCTTGTTTTTATTTTTGATGGATAATTCGCGTTAATTTAGTCAGCATGAATACAATCGCCAACGACCTAGGTACAAAAAGTATTAGTCAACTTATTTTAAAACAAGCTATCCCTGCTTCTATTGGAATTTTAGTAATGTCGATTAATATGATTGTTGATACCATTTTTGTAGGAAGATGGATTGGCGTACTCGCTATTGCTGCAATTACCGTGGTATTACCTATTGCTTTTTTAATTTCTTCTATTGGTATGGGAGTTGGAATTGGAGGAAGTTCTATAATTTCTAGAGCCTTAGGAGCTAATAAAGAAGATAAAGCCTTTGAAGTTTTTGGAAATCAAATTTCATTAACTATTGTATTATCTGTTTTATTTGTTCTTTTAGGAACATTTTTTAGTATTCCTATTTTACAACTTTTTGGGGCTAATGGAGATATTATAACTCCTGCTACTGAATATTTTGATGTAATTGTTTGGGGTGTTCCGTTTTTGGCTTTTGCTATGATGGGAAACCCCGTTGTTAGAGCTGTAGGGAAACCTAATTATGCGATGCTTACCATGCTCTTCCCTGCAATTGCTAATATTTTTTTAGATATTATTTTCATTAAGTTTATGAATTTAGGAATGTACGGCGCAGGTTTGGCTACCTCTATTTCGTATGCTGTTAGTGGAGTATTTATTCTTTGGTTTTTTATTTCAAAAAAGACTGAATTAAAAATTATTCCGAAGTATTTTAAATTGAATTTTTCTATTGTAAAAGAGATTGTGTCTTTAGGAGGAGTAACTATAGTAAGGCAAGGAACAATAAGTATATTAACTATAGTCTTAAACTATTCTCTTTTTAAGTATGGAGGTGAAATTTCAATTGCAGTCTATGGTATTATTAATAGGGTTATGTTATTTGCTTTATTTCCTGTTTTAGGAGTTACGCAAGGTTTTTTACCTATTGCAGGATATAATTATGGAGCCAATAATACAGAAAGAGTAAAGGAAACTATAAATAAATCTATCCTTTTTGGTACGGGAATAGCTGTTTTAATTTTTATTCTGATAATGCTATTTCCAACTGAATTAGTTGGTGTTTTTACAGAAGACGAAAAACTATTAAAACTTACTCCAGATGCATTAATAGTAGCTTTTTTGGCAACACCTGTAATAACCACTCAACTAATTGGATCAGCATACTTTCAAGCAGCAGGTAAAGCGTTGCCTGCACTATTATTAACACTTTTAAAACAAGGGTTCTTTTTAATTCCTTTAGTGTATTTACTTCCTAAATTTTATGGCGTAAATGGTGTATGGATGTCTTTTCCTATTGCAGATGTTTTATCCACTGTGCTTACTTATGCTTATTTGAAAAGAGAAGTGAGATTACACCTAAATTAATCTAAAATACTCTCTCCGTTTAAATTTGTAGTTAGCACATCACTCATATAATTAAAAAAAGGACGAAGTGCTTTAAAAGAGTCATCTACTTTTGTTAGAAAATCGGGAGCTAATACTTCTTTGTCTGTAAAACGTTGAATAGCTATATATCCTTTTTTGCGAATCAAATCGATATCTGGATGTTGCTTATCAAATCCTTTAGGAGCTGTTTTAAGCTCATCTCCTTCTAATTTACCTCCAAAATGTTGTACGTAATTTTTTTCTTTTAAAATTTCTCTAATTTCAGAAGCATCTACTTCAAATTCCTTTCGAATACGTAAAAGATCTTCTTTGTTAGGCTCCCAGAATCCGCCAGCAACAAAACTATCGCCTGGGGAAATATGTAAATAATACCCTCCCCTTAATGCTGGTTTCTTTCTATGAAAAGAACCTCCAAAATGTGTTTTATATGGTGTTTTATCTTTTGAAAAACGCACATCTCTGTAAATTCTAAATAACTTAAACTTATCTATCTCATCATGCTTGTTTAAATTATCTTGAATGGTTTTGTATACAGCTTTTGCGTTATTTTGAGCTTCTGTGAATCGAGGTTTGTGTTCTGTAAACCATTCGCGATTGTTGTTTTCTTTTAAGTCTTTTAAAAATTGAAATGTTTGTTTTTCTATTTGCATAGTAAATAAGCGATTTAGAATTTCTAAGGTACAAAAAAACTCCACTAGATTTTAGTGGAGTTTAGACTTTATTCTTCAAAAAGATTATACGTTAAATCTAAAGTGCATAATATCACCATCTTTAACGATATACTCCTTTCCTTCTACTCTCATTTTACCTGCTTCTTTCACTTTAGCTTCACTACCAAATGATACATAATCATCATAACTAATAGTCTCAGCGCGGATAAACCCTTTTTCAAAATCAGTGTGAATAACTCCTGCCGCTTGAGGTGCAGTAGCACCTACAGGAATTGTCCAAGCTCTTACCTCTTTTACACCTGCAGTGAAATAAGTTTGTAAGTTTAATAACTTATAAGCCGAACGAACTAAGCGAGAAACTCCTGCTTCTTCTAATCCTATATCAGCTAAGAACATCTGACGCTCTTCGTAATCATCCAACTCTGTAATATCTGCTTCTGTACCAACTGCTAACACAATAACTTCAGCATTTTCGTGTGCTACCGCTTCTTTTACCTTATCAACATAAGCATTTCCTGAAACAGCAGAACCTTCATCAACATTACACACATATAAAACTGGTTTTGCAGTAATGAACTGTAATGGTTTTACAAATTCCTCTTCTTTTTCTGTAAATTCAATAGAGCGAACAGATTTTCCTTCTAATAATGTTTCTTCAACCTTTAATAGAATTTCCAATTCTACTTGCGCCTCCTTATTACCTGTTTTAGCTGTTCTTTTTACACGCTCCAAACGTTTTTGAACAGTTTCTAAATCTTTTAACTGAAGTTCTATATCAATAGTTTCCTTATCTCTTATAGGATCAACAGAACCATCTACGTGTACTATATTATCGTTATCAAAACAACGCAATACATGTAAAATAGCATCTGTTTCACGAATGTTTGCTAAGAACTGGTTACCTAACCCTTCTCCTTTACTAGCTCCTTTTACCAAACCAGCAATATCTACAATTTCTACAGTTGCAGGTAAAACTCTTTCAGGGTTTACTAATTCTTCTAGCTTTTCTAAACGAGTATCTGGCACGTTTACTACTCCTAAATTAGGTTCAATGGTACAAAACGGAAAGTTTGCACTCTGCGCTTTTGCGTTAGATAAACAGTTAAATAAGGTTGATTTCCCTACGTTTGGTAATCCTACAATTCCAGCTTTCATTCTATTGTTTTATTGAAATTTTGCGAGTGCAAATATAGTGCTTTGCTTTCTAAATTTTCTAATTATTTAAGATTCATTTAAGTTAGTTTATAGCTCTTTAATTTATGGTTTTAACATTTTTTTAAGACTTAGGTTGATTTTTTACTATTTTTAAGAAATTAACTTAAAAAATATTTTCACATGAAAAAACGTACCCTTCTTATTATTTACCTATTTTTTGGTGGACTTTACTTGTTAAATGCTCAAACATTAATTAGAGGAACAGTAAAAGATATAAATAACGAACCTTTGCCAGGAGCTAACATTGTAGAAAAAGGAACCTCTAATGGTACATCTACAGATTTTAACGGCGAGTTTTCACTTAATGTTAATACAGATGGAACTTTAATAGTTAGTTTTTCAGGTTTTGAAACACAAGAAATTTCTATTAATGGAAAAACTAATTTTAATATTGTTTTAAAAGAAGGTTTAGAATTAGATGAAGTTGTTATCGTAGGGTCTAGAAACCCTAAAAGAACAGCTATTGACACACCTGTACCTGTTGATATAATTGATGTAGGAGATTTAGCAACTAAAAATGGTAAAGTAGAAGTAAATGATATATTACAGTATGCAGCTCCGTCATTTAATGCTACTAAGCAATCAGGGTCAGATGGTGCCGACCATATCGTACCTGCTTCTTTACGAGGTTTGGGGCCAGACCAAACTTTGGTACTTATCAACGGTAAAAGACGCCATCAATCATCACTGGTTAATATTTTTGGAACACGTGGACGCGGAAATTCAGGAACCGATTTAAATGCAATTCCTGCTGCTGCTATTAAAAGAATTGAAGTTCTAAGAGATGGAGCGTCTGCTCAGTATGGTTCTGACGCTATTGCAGGAGTTATTAATATTGTTTTAAAAGATAATACCGACGGTGTTTCAGGAAGTATTGGTTATGGAGTTTATAGCACAGCAATAGGAAGTGGATGGGCTGAAGCTACAGGAGAAACTTTATACAATGTTGAAGGAAAAAACAGATTAGATGGAGAAGACAAAAGTTTTGATGGTGGAACTTTTAAACTAGATTTAAACTACGGAGCTAAATTGAATGATAAAGGAGGTTTTGTAAACTTTACTACCGAATTGTTGTCAAAAGAAAGAACGTTGAGACCTGGTTTTTCTTGGCGAAAAGGATATGGTAGCGCTGCTATAGATGGATTCAATTTTATGGTAAATGCTAGTTTACCTGTAAATGACAATACCGAAGTATATGCTTTTGGAGGCAGAAATTATAGAGATACTGATGCGTATGCTTTTTCAAGAGATAGTTTTGATGAAGGCGACAATAGAAGTGTTCCTAGTATACACCCTAATGGATTTACCCCTAGGATTACTTCAAATATCACTGATATATCTGTATCGGCAGGAATTAAACATAAATTAGAAAATGGTTGGGAGATTGACTTTAACAATACGTATGGAGAAAACAAGTTTCATTATTTTATAAAAGATTCAAACAACGCTTCTTTAAAAGATGCTTCACCTACCGATTTTAATGCAGGAGGTCATAGTTTATCACAAAATACTACTGGATTAGATTTTAGTAAGTACTTAGAAGATTTAATGAGTGGAGTTAATCTTGCTTTCGGTTTAGAGTATAGAACAGAAAACTTTATCATTTTTGCTGGAGAAGAAGCTTCTTATGGATTATATGATGATAACGGAGTATTAATGACAAATCCTGCTGTTCAACCTGTAGCTGTTGATAGTAATGGAGATGAGCTACCTGGAGGGTCTCAAGGTTTTCCAGGCTATGGGCCAGATAATGAAGTAGATCGTTCAAGAAGTAATGTAGGTATCTATTTTGATTCTGAATTTAACTTTACAGAAAAATTCTTAGTAGGCGCAGCTGTTCGTTATGAAGATTACAGTGATTTTGGTAGTACATTTAACTTTAAGTTAGCTTCAAGATTTAAAGCAAGTGATAACTTAACCTTGAGAGGCTCTATTTCCACAGGTTTCAGAGCACCATCTTTAGCTCAATTATATTATAATTTAAAATTTACCAATATTGTTAATGGGGAATCTTTACCATCATTATTATCTGCAAATAACAGTACTGTAACTAGAGCTTTCGGAATAGAACAATTAAAAGAAGAGACAGCATTCAATGCTAGTTTAGGGTTTACTTATAAAATTGGTGGATTTACAGCTACCATTGATGCATATTCTATTACTGTTGATGATCGCATTATTTTAACAGATAACTTTGATGCTTCTGGATTGAATTTAGGCGTTGATGCAGCACAATTCTTTGCTAACGGTGTTGATACAAAAACGCAAGGATTAGATATTGTTTTAAACTATAAAAAGTCTTTTGAAGATCATAGAATAGATGTAGGATTGGTAGGAAACTTTAACGATACTAAAATTGAAAAGATAAAGAACGGAAACTTAAACAGATTTACTTTCTTTAGTCCTTTTTCTGAAGCTTATTTAAAAGCGGCAGCTCCAGATCACAAATTCGGTTTAAACCTTGGATACGGCTATAAAAAACTAGATATTGCTTTAAACTTCACAAAATTTAGCGAAGTTCAGTTGCAAGATTTTCAATGGGTAGATACACCAGCAACAACCCAAGCAGAAGCTGATGCCTTATACCCTGTGGCTACTGATGTTTATAAAAGTAAAATTACTACCGATTTAAGTCTAAGCTATGCTTTTACAGATAAAATTACCTTTACGATTGGAGGAAATAACATTTTTAACGTGTACCCTACTCCACAGTTTGATGGATGGACTGATCAAGGTGGGTTAGCAGATTCTGTTCAAATGGGGTCAGACGGTGCTTACTTTTTTACTAGACTAGGATTTAAACTTTAATAAGTTTTCATAAAAACAAAAAATCCTGAGAATATTCTCAGGATTTTTTTATTTCATATCTCCAAAAATTTGGAGCTTATTAATCGTTATGCATAAAACGTTGTTTAGCTAATAACTCTTCTTCTGTTTCTACATTATCTTCATCAGGAACACAACAATCAACAGGACAAACAGCAGCACATTGTGGTTCCTCATGAAAACCTTTACATTCTGTACATTTATCTACAACGATGTAATAAATTTCATCCGAAATTGGCTCTTGATCTTCATCCGCATTGGCAGATTTACCGTTTGGTAAAACAATATTTCCTGTTAAATCAGTACCGTCAGCATATTTCCAGTCATCTGCACCTTCGTAAATTGCTGTATTAGGACATTCAGGTTCGCAAGCCCCACAGTTTATACATTCATCAGTTATTATAATTGCCATAATTAATCTCTTTCAGTTTTGTAACTTTGCATTTGCAAAAATAGTTCCAATTTAATTTAGAACCAAAATAAATGGATAGTATAAAAAGTAGAATTAACGCTTTTCATAAACTAGGAGAATTTTTAAGTCAATTTTCTCAAGAAAAAATAGAGAAAAAAGAACATATAGAACATAACGAATTGTTTTTTGATGGATTTAAGCATCAATTAAAAATAGCAGGAGAAAATAACACCTGGTTTACCAGAGAAAACATATTATTCTCTATAGAAAATTGGGCAAAAGCACTTACTTCAGAAAACTTAACTCAGTGGATTGCTAACGAAAACTTAGGTGACAACAAACCTAAATTAGTCGCTGTTATCATGGCTGGAAACATTCCGTTAGTAGGCTTTCATGACTTTTTATCAGTTCTAATTTCTGGGCACTCGGTATTAGTTAAACAATCTTCTAACGATAAACATTTATTGCCTTTTTTAGCAAAATATTTAGAATATATTGATCCTGAATTAAAAAGAAAAATCACGTTTACTGAAGAAAAACTAACAGGGTTTGATGCGGTAATAGCTACTGGTAGTAATAATACAGCACGTTATTTTGAATATTACTTTAAAGATAAACCTAGCATTATAAGAAAAAACAGAAACTCTGTTGCGGTTTTAACAGGAAATGAATCGGAAGAACAACTGCAAAATTTAAGCGAAGATGTTTTTCGTTATTTCGGATTAGGTTGTCGTTCTGTTTCAAAAGTATTTGTTCCTAAAGACTATAATTTCGACGCTTTTTTCAATGGAATGTATCAACAACATGAAATCATTAACAATGTTAAATACGCTAATAATTACGATTACAATAAGGCAGTGTATTTAATGAGTGAGTTTGATATTTTAGAAAATGGGTTTTTAATGATTAAAGAAGATGAAAGCTACGCCTCACCTATCGCTTCTGTTTTTTATGAATATTATAACAATACTGATGATTTAAAGATTAAACTGTGGGAAGACAGAGAGCAAATTCAATGTGTTGTAGCTAATAATTTTATTGAAAATGAAATAGCATTCGGACAGACACAACACCCAAAGTTATGGGACTATGCTGACGGTGTAAACACACTAGAATTTTTAGCTAAAATTTAAAAGAGTCTCTATATAAATTTGCACCTTTGTGTAGCAAAACACAACAACACAAATGAAAAAACATAACTTTAGTGCAGGGCCTTGTATTTTACCTGAAGAAGTGCTAAAAAAAGCATCAGAAGCAGTCATTGACTTTAATAATGACAATTTATCTTTAATCGAAATTTCACACAGAAGTCAACCCTTTGTAGATGTAATTGAAAAAGCAAGAAGCTTAGCACTAGAATTATTAGGTCTTGAAAATAAAGGCTACAAAGCATTGTTTTTACAAGGTGGAGCCAGTATGCAGTTTTTAATGGTTGCTTATAACTTACTAAATAAAAAAGCAGCTTACCTAAATACAGGGACTTGGAGTGATAAAGCAATTAAAGAAGCTAAATTATTTGGCGAATTAGTAGAAGTAGCTTCCTCAAAAGATAAGAACTTCAGTTATATTCCCAAAACATATGAAATTCCTACAGATGTAGACTATTTTCATTGCACAAGTAATAATACCATTTATGGAACACAAATGAAGAGTTTTCCTAAGACTTCTGTTCCAATGATATGTGATATGAGTTCTGATATTTTTTCTCGTCAACTGGATTTTTCAAAATTTGATTTAATTTATGCAGGAGCTCAAAAAAACATGGGACCCGCTGGTACTACCCTTGTTGTAATAAAAGAAGACATTTTAGGTAAAGTTGAACGTCAAATTCCTTCAATGTTAAATTACCAAGTATTTCTTGACAAAGAAAGTATGTTTAATACACCACCTGTATTTGCAGTATATACCTCTATGTTA
Encoded proteins:
- a CDS encoding DEAD/DEAH box helicase gives rise to the protein MTTFTALGVRKEYVKGLKELGITTPTEVQQETIPYLLENNSDFIGLAQTGTGKTAAYGLPILHKIDASKDNVQALILSPTRELVQQIKKQLFKFTKYVDDKIFVEAVYGGEKIERQINNLKRTTHIIVATPGRLIDLIERGDVDLKNIKTLVLDEADEMLSMGFKLELNRILKYTSGTRKTWLFSATMPDEIRSIIKKYMNASAKQVEVNKNVLVNSNITHQFVTTTIPEKTDVIVKFLEKRHAERGIIFSRTKAGAQKLTKELQEDGFSVEALEGDMQQKERDKVMRAFKNRNLQVLVSTDVSARGIDVQNLTFVIHHQLPEQLEYYTHRSGRTARAGKRGVSLALILQNERSRLAEVERTLQIQFSEISI
- a CDS encoding acyl-CoA thioesterase, with amino-acid sequence MNLFEQKHIVTSEEIDEYNHVNNVVYVQWMQNISDAHWKALSKNVENIDYVWFVIRHEVDYKNQAVLGDEVTLRTWVGKTEGIRSIRHFEMYRGETLLVKSQTTFCLLDANTKKPKRITKEVTNLLLP
- a CDS encoding MATE family efflux transporter, yielding MNTIANDLGTKSISQLILKQAIPASIGILVMSINMIVDTIFVGRWIGVLAIAAITVVLPIAFLISSIGMGVGIGGSSIISRALGANKEDKAFEVFGNQISLTIVLSVLFVLLGTFFSIPILQLFGANGDIITPATEYFDVIVWGVPFLAFAMMGNPVVRAVGKPNYAMLTMLFPAIANIFLDIIFIKFMNLGMYGAGLATSISYAVSGVFILWFFISKKTELKIIPKYFKLNFSIVKEIVSLGGVTIVRQGTISILTIVLNYSLFKYGGEISIAVYGIINRVMLFALFPVLGVTQGFLPIAGYNYGANNTERVKETINKSILFGTGIAVLIFILIMLFPTELVGVFTEDEKLLKLTPDALIVAFLATPVITTQLIGSAYFQAAGKALPALLLTLLKQGFFLIPLVYLLPKFYGVNGVWMSFPIADVLSTVLTYAYLKREVRLHLN
- a CDS encoding DUF2461 domain-containing protein, producing MQIEKQTFQFLKDLKENNNREWFTEHKPRFTEAQNNAKAVYKTIQDNLNKHDEIDKFKLFRIYRDVRFSKDKTPYKTHFGGSFHRKKPALRGGYYLHISPGDSFVAGGFWEPNKEDLLRIRKEFEVDASEIREILKEKNYVQHFGGKLEGDELKTAPKGFDKQHPDIDLIRKKGYIAIQRFTDKEVLAPDFLTKVDDSFKALRPFFNYMSDVLTTNLNGESILD
- the ychF gene encoding redox-regulated ATPase YchF, producing the protein MKAGIVGLPNVGKSTLFNCLSNAKAQSANFPFCTIEPNLGVVNVPDTRLEKLEELVNPERVLPATVEIVDIAGLVKGASKGEGLGNQFLANIRETDAILHVLRCFDNDNIVHVDGSVDPIRDKETIDIELQLKDLETVQKRLERVKRTAKTGNKEAQVELEILLKVEETLLEGKSVRSIEFTEKEEEFVKPLQFITAKPVLYVCNVDEGSAVSGNAYVDKVKEAVAHENAEVIVLAVGTEADITELDDYEERQMFLADIGLEEAGVSRLVRSAYKLLNLQTYFTAGVKEVRAWTIPVGATAPQAAGVIHTDFEKGFIRAETISYDDYVSFGSEAKVKEAGKMRVEGKEYIVKDGDIMHFRFNV
- a CDS encoding TonB-dependent receptor; this translates as MKKRTLLIIYLFFGGLYLLNAQTLIRGTVKDINNEPLPGANIVEKGTSNGTSTDFNGEFSLNVNTDGTLIVSFSGFETQEISINGKTNFNIVLKEGLELDEVVIVGSRNPKRTAIDTPVPVDIIDVGDLATKNGKVEVNDILQYAAPSFNATKQSGSDGADHIVPASLRGLGPDQTLVLINGKRRHQSSLVNIFGTRGRGNSGTDLNAIPAAAIKRIEVLRDGASAQYGSDAIAGVINIVLKDNTDGVSGSIGYGVYSTAIGSGWAEATGETLYNVEGKNRLDGEDKSFDGGTFKLDLNYGAKLNDKGGFVNFTTELLSKERTLRPGFSWRKGYGSAAIDGFNFMVNASLPVNDNTEVYAFGGRNYRDTDAYAFSRDSFDEGDNRSVPSIHPNGFTPRITSNITDISVSAGIKHKLENGWEIDFNNTYGENKFHYFIKDSNNASLKDASPTDFNAGGHSLSQNTTGLDFSKYLEDLMSGVNLAFGLEYRTENFIIFAGEEASYGLYDDNGVLMTNPAVQPVAVDSNGDELPGGSQGFPGYGPDNEVDRSRSNVGIYFDSEFNFTEKFLVGAAVRYEDYSDFGSTFNFKLASRFKASDNLTLRGSISTGFRAPSLAQLYYNLKFTNIVNGESLPSLLSANNSTVTRAFGIEQLKEETAFNASLGFTYKIGGFTATIDAYSITVDDRIILTDNFDASGLNLGVDAAQFFANGVDTKTQGLDIVLNYKKSFEDHRIDVGLVGNFNDTKIEKIKNGNLNRFTFFSPFSEAYLKAAAPDHKFGLNLGYGYKKLDIALNFTKFSEVQLQDFQWVDTPATTQAEADALYPVATDVYKSKITTDLSLSYAFTDKITFTIGGNNIFNVYPTPQFDGWTDQGGLADSVQMGSDGAYFFTRLGFKL
- a CDS encoding 4Fe-4S dicluster domain-containing protein, which encodes MAIIITDECINCGACEPECPNTAIYEGADDWKYADGTDLTGNIVLPNGKSANADEDQEPISDEIYYIVVDKCTECKGFHEEPQCAAVCPVDCCVPDEDNVETEEELLAKQRFMHND
- a CDS encoding acyl-CoA reductase, which produces MDSIKSRINAFHKLGEFLSQFSQEKIEKKEHIEHNELFFDGFKHQLKIAGENNTWFTRENILFSIENWAKALTSENLTQWIANENLGDNKPKLVAVIMAGNIPLVGFHDFLSVLISGHSVLVKQSSNDKHLLPFLAKYLEYIDPELKRKITFTEEKLTGFDAVIATGSNNTARYFEYYFKDKPSIIRKNRNSVAVLTGNESEEQLQNLSEDVFRYFGLGCRSVSKVFVPKDYNFDAFFNGMYQQHEIINNVKYANNYDYNKAVYLMSEFDILENGFLMIKEDESYASPIASVFYEYYNNTDDLKIKLWEDREQIQCVVANNFIENEIAFGQTQHPKLWDYADGVNTLEFLAKI
- the serC gene encoding 3-phosphoserine/phosphohydroxythreonine transaminase, giving the protein MKKHNFSAGPCILPEEVLKKASEAVIDFNNDNLSLIEISHRSQPFVDVIEKARSLALELLGLENKGYKALFLQGGASMQFLMVAYNLLNKKAAYLNTGTWSDKAIKEAKLFGELVEVASSKDKNFSYIPKTYEIPTDVDYFHCTSNNTIYGTQMKSFPKTSVPMICDMSSDIFSRQLDFSKFDLIYAGAQKNMGPAGTTLVVIKEDILGKVERQIPSMLNYQVFLDKESMFNTPPVFAVYTSMLTLEWLKDLGGIEFIEKVNEKKSALLYSEIDRNPLFKGVAAIEDRSNMNATFTLADKNLQTKFDKMWQETNINGLSGHRSVGGYRASMYNALPLYSVQALVDVMQELERIS